In Lysobacter firmicutimachus, one genomic interval encodes:
- a CDS encoding YdcH family protein, producing the protein MFEERPQPEIDALIKSNPEFKQLYQRHKDLDKKVMDAELGVLPIDDTTLGQMKREKLAAKDRLVQLYEQQHH; encoded by the coding sequence ATGTTCGAAGAACGACCGCAGCCCGAAATCGACGCGCTCATCAAGAGCAATCCGGAGTTCAAGCAGCTCTACCAGCGCCACAAGGACCTCGACAAGAAGGTCATGGACGCCGAGCTCGGCGTGTTGCCGATCGACGACACCACCCTGGGGCAGATGAAGCGCGAGAAGCTGGCTGCGAAGGACCGCCTGGTGCAGCTTTACGAGCAGCAGCACCACTGA
- a CDS encoding pyridoxal-phosphate dependent enzyme, translated as MAIHSSVLELIGNTPIVKAQRLDTGVCELYFKLESQNPGGSIKDRIGLSMIEAAEKAGKIKPGDTLVEGTAGNTGIGLALVAQQKGYKLLLVVPDKMSREKIFNLKAMGAQVVLTRSDVAKGHPDYYQDMAERIARETPGAYFINQFGNPDNPAAHEFGTGPEILAQMDGKLDAIVFGCGSSGTMTGLSRAFAKLSPSTELVLADPVGSILEEYINRGTLSDKSASWMVEGIGEDFLPPISDFTRVKRAYAISDKESFLTARELLEKEGILGGSSTGTLLAAALKYCREQTEPKKVLVFVCDTGNKYLSKMYNDYWMLDNGFIERPRHGDLRDLILRPYSQRDTVVVGPGDLLVTAYQRMKLYDVSQLPVMDGEHIIGIVDESDVLLHVYGDESRFRDPVSTAMVSKLDKIPVGEPIESLLPVFDRGHVAIVMDGERFLGLITRIDLLNFLRRRVQ; from the coding sequence ATGGCCATTCACTCTTCCGTACTCGAACTCATCGGCAATACTCCGATCGTCAAGGCGCAGCGCCTGGATACCGGCGTCTGCGAGCTTTACTTCAAGCTCGAATCGCAGAACCCCGGCGGGTCGATCAAGGACCGGATCGGTCTGTCGATGATCGAAGCCGCCGAGAAGGCCGGCAAGATCAAGCCCGGCGACACCCTGGTCGAGGGCACCGCCGGCAACACCGGCATCGGCCTGGCCCTGGTCGCCCAACAGAAGGGCTACAAGCTGCTGCTGGTGGTGCCGGACAAGATGAGCCGGGAGAAGATCTTCAACCTCAAGGCGATGGGCGCGCAGGTCGTGCTGACCCGGTCCGACGTCGCCAAGGGCCACCCGGATTACTACCAGGACATGGCCGAGCGGATCGCCCGCGAGACCCCGGGCGCGTATTTCATCAATCAGTTCGGCAACCCCGACAACCCGGCCGCGCACGAGTTCGGCACCGGCCCGGAAATCCTCGCCCAGATGGACGGCAAGCTCGATGCGATCGTGTTCGGTTGCGGCAGCTCCGGCACCATGACCGGCCTGTCGCGCGCGTTCGCCAAGCTGTCGCCGTCGACCGAGCTGGTCCTGGCCGACCCGGTCGGTTCGATCCTGGAGGAATACATCAACCGCGGCACGCTGTCGGACAAGTCGGCGAGCTGGATGGTCGAGGGCATCGGCGAGGACTTCCTGCCGCCGATCTCGGACTTCACCCGGGTCAAGCGGGCCTATGCGATCTCCGACAAGGAAAGCTTCCTGACCGCGCGCGAACTGCTGGAGAAGGAGGGCATCCTCGGCGGCTCCTCGACCGGCACCCTGCTGGCCGCGGCGCTGAAGTACTGCCGCGAGCAGACCGAGCCCAAGAAGGTGCTGGTGTTCGTCTGCGACACCGGCAACAAGTACCTGTCGAAGATGTACAACGACTACTGGATGCTCGACAACGGCTTCATCGAGCGTCCGCGCCACGGCGACCTGCGCGATCTGATCCTGCGCCCGTACTCGCAGCGCGACACGGTCGTGGTCGGTCCCGGCGACCTGCTGGTGACGGCGTACCAGCGCATGAAGCTCTACGACGTATCGCAGTTGCCGGTGATGGACGGCGAGCACATCATCGGCATCGTCGACGAGAGCGACGTGCTGCTGCACGTCTACGGCGACGAGTCGCGCTTCCGCGACCCGGTGTCGACCGCGATGGTCAGCAAGCTCGACAAGATCCCGGTCGGCGAGCCGATCGAGTCGTTGCTGCCGGTGTTCGACCGCGGCCATGTCGCCATCGTCATGGACGGCGAACGCTTCCTCGGCCTGATCACCCGCATCGACTTGCTGAACTTCCTGCGCCGCCGGGTGCAGTGA
- a CDS encoding cystathionine gamma-synthase yields MSQQQAKGGASKLGLGTLAIHAGQSPDPSTGAVMPPIYATSTYAQRSPGEHQGFEYSRSHNPTRFAYERCVAGLEGGSRGYAFASGLAATSTILELFDAGSHVIAMDDVYGGTYRLFERVRRRSAGLDFSWVDLSDVAAFEAAIRPETKLVWIETPTNPLLKLVDIAAIAAIARKRGLVVVVDNTFSSPILQRPLELGAHIVMHSATKYLNGHSDIVGGMAVVGDDADLAERLGFLQNAVGGIQGPFDSFLALRGLKTLHLRMKAHCENAQVLAEWLETHPAVEKVIYPGLKSHPQHALAQRQMHGYGGMISLFVKGGLDGARRMMERCELFTIAESLGGVESLVNHPAVMTHASIPPDRRAALGIADNLVRLSVGVEDAADLKAELERALSA; encoded by the coding sequence ATGAGCCAACAGCAGGCAAAGGGCGGGGCGTCCAAGCTCGGCCTCGGCACTCTCGCGATCCATGCGGGACAGTCGCCCGACCCCAGCACCGGCGCGGTCATGCCGCCGATCTACGCGACCTCGACCTACGCCCAGCGCAGCCCCGGCGAACACCAGGGCTTCGAGTACTCGCGCAGCCACAACCCGACCCGCTTCGCCTACGAGCGCTGCGTCGCCGGCCTGGAAGGCGGTAGCCGCGGCTACGCCTTCGCCTCCGGCCTGGCCGCGACCTCGACCATCCTCGAGCTGTTCGACGCCGGCAGCCACGTGATCGCGATGGACGACGTCTACGGCGGCACCTACCGCCTGTTCGAGCGCGTCCGCCGCCGCTCCGCCGGACTGGACTTCAGCTGGGTCGACCTCAGCGACGTCGCCGCCTTCGAGGCGGCGATCCGCCCCGAAACCAAGCTGGTCTGGATCGAGACCCCGACCAACCCGTTGCTGAAGCTGGTCGACATCGCCGCGATCGCCGCGATCGCGCGCAAGCGCGGCCTGGTGGTGGTGGTCGACAACACCTTCTCCTCGCCGATCCTGCAGCGCCCGCTCGAACTGGGCGCGCACATCGTCATGCACTCGGCGACCAAGTACCTCAACGGCCATTCCGACATCGTCGGCGGCATGGCCGTGGTCGGCGACGACGCCGACCTGGCCGAGCGCCTGGGCTTCCTGCAGAACGCGGTCGGCGGTATCCAGGGCCCGTTCGACAGCTTCCTGGCCTTGCGCGGCCTGAAGACCCTGCACCTGCGGATGAAGGCGCACTGCGAGAACGCGCAGGTCCTGGCCGAGTGGCTGGAAACCCATCCCGCGGTCGAGAAGGTGATCTATCCGGGCCTGAAGTCGCATCCGCAGCACGCCCTGGCCCAGCGCCAGATGCACGGCTACGGCGGCATGATCAGCCTCTTCGTCAAGGGCGGCCTGGACGGCGCGCGGCGGATGATGGAACGCTGCGAGCTGTTCACCATCGCCGAGTCGCTCGGCGGCGTGGAAAGCCTGGTCAATCATCCGGCGGTGATGACCCACGCCTCGATCCCGCCCGATCGCCGCGCCGCCCTGGGCATCGCCGACAACCTGGTGCGCCTGAGCGTGGGCGTGGAGGATGCGGCCGACCTGAAGGCCGAGCTCGAGCGGGCGCTGAGTGCTTAA
- a CDS encoding glycosyltransferase family 4 protein, which produces MTAAAFDSTRGLLALWAWGRRQAWLQGVYRLVPQRARYKVSFELARRASRRTRFPRTESWSRPIATSTPAAPAAPAIGAGANILGYLRGQFGLAESARMYSRALLDARYPVALFDVAIDLPHGLDDRSVEAHIGDATPYSTSILFVNPDCLQPAMDLIGPARLRGKRLIACWFWELQDIPHDWLPAIELVDEIMVASEFVKDAFERVTDKPVFCVPLPLSPVPDSGLQRGDFGLPEDSFVFLCTFDFNSWVHRKNPFAVIEAFRRAFPQGRDDVQLLVKSSNGHRHPDKFLELLAASAQDPRIVVRDEVIDRAHVHALQRCADVYVSLHRAEGFGLGLAECMAMGKPVIATGWSGNVDFMDQANSCLVGYRLVPVGDGEYPHPDGALWAEADVDEAAAHMRRLADDRGYAAGLGARAAQSVAARLSPQAAAAALIARLEAGSVGGLS; this is translated from the coding sequence ATGACCGCTGCCGCTTTCGACTCCACCCGCGGCCTGTTGGCGCTGTGGGCCTGGGGGCGCCGGCAAGCCTGGCTACAAGGCGTGTATCGGCTTGTTCCGCAGCGCGCCCGCTACAAGGTGTCGTTCGAACTGGCGCGCCGGGCGAGCCGACGCACCCGCTTCCCGCGAACCGAGTCCTGGTCGCGGCCCATAGCGACGTCCACGCCGGCGGCGCCGGCGGCGCCGGCGATCGGCGCGGGAGCCAACATCCTGGGCTACCTGCGCGGCCAGTTCGGTTTGGCCGAAAGCGCGCGAATGTATTCACGCGCGCTGCTCGATGCGCGTTATCCCGTGGCTCTGTTCGATGTCGCCATCGATCTGCCGCACGGTCTCGACGACCGCAGTGTCGAGGCGCATATCGGCGACGCCACGCCTTACTCAACCAGCATCCTATTCGTCAATCCCGATTGTCTGCAGCCGGCTATGGATCTCATCGGCCCGGCGCGCCTGCGCGGCAAGCGGTTGATCGCCTGCTGGTTTTGGGAGTTGCAGGACATTCCGCACGATTGGTTGCCGGCGATCGAGCTGGTGGACGAAATCATGGTCGCGTCCGAGTTCGTCAAGGACGCCTTCGAGCGGGTCACCGACAAGCCGGTGTTCTGCGTCCCGTTGCCGTTGAGCCCGGTGCCCGACAGCGGCCTGCAGCGTGGCGACTTCGGCTTGCCGGAAGATTCTTTCGTTTTCCTGTGTACGTTCGACTTCAACTCCTGGGTGCATCGCAAGAATCCGTTCGCGGTGATCGAGGCTTTTCGGCGGGCGTTTCCGCAAGGTCGCGATGACGTGCAGCTGCTGGTTAAGTCCAGCAACGGCCATCGCCACCCGGACAAGTTCCTCGAGCTGCTGGCGGCAAGCGCACAGGATCCGCGCATAGTGGTGCGCGACGAAGTCATCGACCGCGCGCATGTTCACGCCCTGCAGCGTTGCGCCGACGTCTACGTATCGCTGCATCGCGCCGAAGGCTTCGGCTTGGGGCTGGCCGAGTGCATGGCAATGGGCAAGCCGGTAATCGCCACCGGGTGGTCCGGCAACGTCGACTTCATGGACCAGGCCAACAGCTGTTTGGTTGGCTATCGGCTGGTGCCGGTAGGCGACGGAGAATATCCGCATCCCGATGGAGCGCTGTGGGCCGAGGCCGATGTGGACGAGGCAGCCGCGCACATGCGGCGCCTGGCCGACGACCGCGGCTATGCGGCGGGCTTAGGCGCGCGCGCGGCGCAGTCCGTTGCGGCGAGGTTATCTCCGCAAGCAGCTGCGGCGGCGCTGATCGCGCGACTCGAAGCCGGGTCGGTCGGAGGACTGAGCTGA
- a CDS encoding ABC transporter permease, whose translation MRDLILAIWRYRFFIASSIKNDLRSRFVRSKLGGLWMIIHPLMQVLIFALILSEVLAAKLPGIDNKYAYALYLMAGMTCWSLFAETISRFLSLFVDNGNLMKKMAFPRICLPIIAAGTTLVNNVLLLLAIFAVFAVLGHFPGATALWLPLLMLLTLVLAMGFGMVLGVLNVFMRDIGQVVPVVLQALFWLTPVVYVIKALPEHYHQWFRLNPMYPLVTSYQNVLVFQKPPLLADLAWLSVWAGAFMFIGFWTFRRASPEMVDVL comes from the coding sequence ATGCGTGACCTGATTCTCGCGATATGGCGCTATCGCTTCTTCATCGCCTCATCAATCAAGAATGATCTGCGTTCGCGTTTCGTGCGCAGCAAGCTAGGCGGCTTATGGATGATCATCCATCCGCTGATGCAGGTGCTGATCTTCGCCCTGATTCTGTCGGAGGTGCTGGCGGCCAAGCTGCCTGGCATCGACAACAAGTACGCCTATGCGCTGTACCTGATGGCTGGAATGACGTGCTGGTCGTTGTTTGCCGAGACCATCTCGCGCTTCCTGAGCCTTTTCGTCGATAACGGCAACCTGATGAAGAAGATGGCGTTCCCGCGCATCTGCCTGCCGATCATCGCGGCTGGCACCACGTTGGTGAACAACGTGTTGTTGTTGCTGGCGATCTTCGCGGTTTTTGCGGTGCTGGGGCATTTCCCCGGCGCCACGGCTTTGTGGTTGCCGTTGTTGATGTTGTTGACCCTTGTGTTGGCGATGGGCTTCGGCATGGTGCTCGGCGTGCTGAACGTGTTCATGCGCGATATCGGCCAAGTGGTGCCTGTGGTGCTGCAGGCGCTGTTCTGGCTGACGCCGGTGGTGTACGTGATCAAGGCCTTGCCGGAGCACTACCATCAGTGGTTCCGGCTCAATCCGATGTATCCGTTGGTGACCAGCTACCAGAACGTGCTCGTGTTCCAGAAGCCGCCGCTGCTGGCGGATCTGGCCTGGTTGTCCGTGTGGGCGGGAGCCTTCATGTTCATCGGTTTCTGGACCTTTCGGCGCGCCAGCCCTGAAATGGTGGACGTGTTATGA
- a CDS encoding ABC transporter ATP-binding protein, which produces MNGGALQVHRLGKAYRHWRSEWLRVASWFGLYTGVADEHWVLRDVSFSVAPGESVGIVGQNGAGKSTLLKLVTGTSRPTEGAVGVQGRVAAILELGMGFNPDLTGRQNAFHSAGLMGYSESQIAAVMPEIERFAEIGEYFDEPARTYSSGMQMRVAFSVATAIRPDVLIVDEALSVGDAYFVHKSFQRIREFREAGTTLLIVSHDAVAIQSMCDRAVLLDAGRLVLDGPPQEVFDYYNAMIADKENASIRIEASQGHVATHSGSGEAVFESVGLFDAQGQPVEFVEVGAPLTLQARVRANEKIPRLIFGYMLRDRLGQPIYGTNTDHTAQPVEGLREGDEIVFRVCFQADLGVGSYSISVALSSTETHLVKNYEWRDMAVLFTVANAAKPRFVGLAYLPASIEVQHKHGA; this is translated from the coding sequence ATGAATGGCGGCGCATTGCAGGTTCATCGGCTTGGCAAGGCCTATCGGCATTGGCGCAGCGAGTGGCTGCGGGTGGCCTCGTGGTTCGGCCTCTACACCGGCGTCGCGGATGAGCATTGGGTGTTGCGCGACGTTTCGTTCTCCGTCGCGCCCGGCGAGAGCGTCGGTATCGTCGGCCAGAATGGCGCCGGCAAGAGCACCTTGCTCAAGTTGGTGACCGGCACCTCGCGGCCGACCGAAGGCGCGGTGGGCGTGCAAGGCCGGGTCGCGGCGATCCTGGAGCTGGGGATGGGCTTCAACCCCGATCTTACCGGCCGCCAGAACGCATTCCATTCGGCCGGTCTGATGGGCTATTCCGAGTCCCAGATCGCCGCCGTGATGCCCGAGATCGAGCGCTTCGCGGAGATCGGCGAGTACTTCGACGAACCGGCGCGGACGTATTCCAGCGGCATGCAGATGCGCGTAGCTTTCAGCGTGGCGACCGCGATCCGGCCTGACGTGCTGATCGTCGACGAAGCGCTGTCGGTCGGCGACGCCTATTTCGTCCATAAGAGCTTCCAGCGTATTCGCGAGTTCCGCGAAGCGGGAACGACCTTGCTGATCGTTTCCCACGATGCGGTCGCGATCCAGTCGATGTGCGACCGTGCGGTACTGCTGGATGCGGGGCGTTTGGTATTGGACGGGCCGCCGCAGGAAGTCTTCGACTATTACAACGCGATGATCGCGGACAAGGAAAACGCCTCGATCCGGATCGAGGCCAGCCAGGGCCACGTGGCCACCCATTCCGGCTCGGGCGAAGCGGTGTTCGAATCGGTCGGGTTGTTCGACGCACAGGGGCAGCCGGTCGAGTTCGTCGAAGTGGGGGCGCCGCTGACGCTGCAAGCGCGAGTCCGAGCGAACGAAAAAATTCCACGCCTGATTTTCGGCTACATGCTGCGCGACCGGCTCGGCCAGCCGATTTACGGCACCAACACCGACCACACCGCTCAGCCGGTGGAAGGCTTACGCGAAGGCGACGAAATTGTTTTCCGGGTGTGCTTCCAGGCCGATCTGGGCGTCGGGTCGTATTCAATATCGGTCGCTCTGTCGAGCACCGAAACCCATTTGGTCAAGAACTACGAGTGGCGCGACATGGCCGTGCTGTTCACCGTGGCCAACGCTGCCAAGCCGAGATTCGTGGGTCTTGCTTATCTGCCGGCCTCGATCGAGGTCCAGCATAAGCATGGAGCATGA
- a CDS encoding class I SAM-dependent methyltransferase: protein MTFDVGHVLRRVRNEVARLGGSPEALGGDFLDGGEDSLPRWRPVTPPLERKAAYTLGELLAYSDEAFIENAYMAILRRRPDEGGGRALTEALRSGQLTKIGALGELRWSAEGMLYQTHIDGLLVPYTFFKWSRKRLIGPALRWAHAVLRLGDMPRRAAAGEAAQSRETRELGRLVNTLSLATEARLARVESWVDAATIAAREEARTEKTLFERLARVEAWIDAQAAEKAASESREQALAPLYVRFEEAFRGAPDLIRQRALPYLGMVQAAGLGTAAAPIVDVGCGNGEWLELLRDHGLVGRGIDTNATFVQSCRARGLDAMEGDALALLASMPDESVGAVTGMHIAEHLPFPVLVQLVDECRRVIRPGGMLILETPNPENLLVASHYFYFDPTHRNPLPPLALQWLAGERGFEHVTIERLTIGREIQAPPLLPEDAAGAASINVMLSLLHAAPDYAIVARRGQ, encoded by the coding sequence ATGACGTTCGATGTCGGACACGTGCTTCGCCGCGTCCGCAACGAAGTGGCCCGGCTGGGTGGCAGCCCCGAGGCGTTGGGCGGGGATTTTCTCGACGGGGGAGAGGATTCCCTGCCGCGCTGGCGCCCGGTGACGCCTCCGCTCGAGCGCAAGGCAGCGTACACTCTGGGCGAGCTTCTGGCCTATTCGGACGAGGCTTTCATCGAAAATGCCTACATGGCGATCTTGCGCCGCCGGCCCGACGAAGGCGGCGGCCGCGCCTTGACCGAAGCATTGCGCAGCGGTCAGCTGACCAAGATCGGCGCGCTTGGCGAACTGCGCTGGTCGGCCGAAGGGATGCTGTATCAAACCCACATCGACGGGCTACTGGTTCCCTACACTTTCTTCAAATGGTCGCGCAAACGGCTGATCGGCCCGGCGCTGCGATGGGCCCACGCGGTGTTGCGGCTGGGCGACATGCCCAGGCGCGCCGCGGCCGGAGAGGCGGCGCAGAGTCGCGAGACCCGCGAACTGGGCCGCCTTGTCAACACGCTTTCGCTGGCAACCGAGGCGCGCCTGGCGCGCGTCGAGTCCTGGGTGGACGCCGCCACCATCGCCGCGCGCGAGGAGGCGCGGACCGAAAAGACCTTGTTCGAGCGTTTGGCCCGGGTCGAGGCCTGGATCGATGCCCAGGCCGCCGAGAAGGCGGCGAGCGAATCGCGCGAGCAGGCCTTGGCGCCGTTGTACGTGCGCTTCGAGGAGGCGTTTCGGGGCGCGCCGGATTTGATCCGCCAGCGCGCGCTGCCGTATCTGGGAATGGTACAGGCAGCCGGCTTGGGGACGGCTGCCGCGCCGATCGTCGACGTCGGCTGCGGCAACGGCGAATGGCTGGAATTGCTGCGCGACCACGGCCTGGTCGGACGCGGCATCGATACCAACGCGACGTTCGTGCAGAGCTGCCGCGCACGCGGGCTGGATGCAATGGAAGGTGACGCCCTGGCCTTGTTGGCCTCCATGCCGGACGAGTCGGTCGGCGCCGTCACCGGCATGCACATTGCCGAACATCTGCCGTTCCCGGTCCTGGTGCAACTGGTCGACGAATGCCGGCGGGTCATCCGTCCCGGCGGAATGTTGATCCTGGAGACGCCGAACCCGGAGAATCTGCTGGTCGCATCCCACTATTTTTACTTCGACCCGACTCACCGCAATCCGTTGCCGCCGCTGGCGCTGCAGTGGCTGGCTGGGGAACGTGGCTTCGAGCATGTCACGATCGAGCGACTGACCATCGGACGGGAAATCCAGGCGCCGCCGTTGCTGCCCGAAGATGCAGCCGGCGCGGCTTCGATCAACGTCATGCTGAGCTTGCTGCACGCCGCGCCGGATTACGCGATTGTCGCGAGGCGCGGACAATGA